One Oscillospiraceae bacterium DNA segment encodes these proteins:
- a CDS encoding toll/interleukin-1 receptor domain-containing protein: MERIFASRSFSQYRNIRYNESISKSIQASKGVYKASHKTTVFLSHKHSDLEDMEDIIGFLTLEYGVDVYIDSNDTSMPTITSKKTASKLKNRIEQCDKFILLATNGAIESKWCNWELGFGDAHKYRDDIALFPIKPKYTTDFEYAGSEYLSIYPCITKLDGTDQDTDGRRIKAGYYVRTELGNRINIVPLSEWFDK, translated from the coding sequence ATGGAAAGAATATTTGCATCAAGATCATTCAGCCAATATAGAAACATTCGCTATAATGAGTCAATTAGTAAGAGCATACAAGCTAGTAAAGGAGTATACAAAGCTAGCCACAAAACAACGGTATTCCTATCGCATAAACATAGCGATTTAGAAGATATGGAAGATATAATTGGTTTCTTAACACTAGAATACGGTGTTGATGTATATATTGATAGCAATGACACTTCAATGCCAACAATAACATCTAAAAAGACAGCATCAAAGTTGAAAAACAGAATAGAACAATGTGATAAGTTTATTCTGTTGGCTACTAATGGGGCTATTGAATCTAAATGGTGTAATTGGGAATTAGGTTTTGGTGATGCCCACAAATATAGAGATGACATTGCACTATTTCCAATTAAACCTAAGTATACGACAGATTTTGAGTATGCAGGGAGTGAGTATTTATCAATTTATCCTTGCATCACCAAGCTTGATGGCACCGATCAAGATACAGATGGAAGACGTATAAAAGCAGGATATTATGTACGCACAGAGTTAGGCAATAGAATTAACATTGTGCCATTATCTGAATGGTTCGATAAATAA